TCACGGGCACGCGCGAACATATACTTCCCGCCGGATTCCCTCCACCGGCTGAGTGGCTCACGATCGATCGTTGGCGACGGCAGATATTGCTCGCTGCGGAAGAGCCGTCGCGTTTCCGGCAGCTTCAGGAAATCGGTCTGGTGCCCGGCGGCGCGGAA
This genomic window from Terriglobales bacterium contains:
- a CDS encoding trimethylamine methyltransferase family protein, which produces FRAAGHQTDFLKLPETRRLFRSEQYLPSPTIDREPLSRWRESGGKYMFARARERVSELVASYARPSMAADVEEHLLDVVRRRAGKAGLHSLPGI